From Lycium ferocissimum isolate CSIRO_LF1 chromosome 12, AGI_CSIRO_Lferr_CH_V1, whole genome shotgun sequence, one genomic window encodes:
- the LOC132039620 gene encoding (+)-borneol dehydrogenase 1-like → MDESSCVSAPKRRLEGKVAIITGGASGIGATTVRVFVENGAKVVIADIQDPQGEIASQLGENAHYVHCDVSKEDDVKNLINATISKFGHLDIMYNNAGVYDTTIKGILDTETAELERKIAVNLIGSFLGAKYAAKAMVSRKRGCILFTTSCCTEVAGIGSHTYVATKYAIVGMCKNLAAELGLHGIRVNCISPFAILSSKVDNESEARYEGMMGAIGNLKGIAHNKEDVANAAVFLAGDEGKYLSGHNLVIDGGFSVVNPSFLKITGQYQ, encoded by the exons ATGGATGAGAGTTCATGTGTATCTGCTCCAAAGAGAAg GTTGGAAGGCAAGGTGGCTATTATTACTGGTGGTGCAAGTGGTATTGGAGCAACTACAGTCCGTGTCTTTGTTGAGAATGGTGCAAAAGTTGTCATTGCAGACATTCAAGATCCACAGGGTGAAATCGCATCCCAGCTAGGCGAAAACGCTCATTACGTTCATTGTGATGTCTCCAAAGAAGACGACGTGAAAAATTTGATCAACGctacaatttcaaaatttgGTCATCTTGACATAATGTACAACAATGCTGGCGTCTACGACACAACAATAAAAGGCATTTTGGACACAGAAACCGCTGAGCTAGAGCGTAAAATCGCGGTGAATTTAATTGGATCTTTCTTAGGAGCAAAATATGCGGCTAAAGCGATGGTATCTCGTAAAAGGGGGTGCATTTTGTTCACAACAAGTTGTTGCACTGAAGTGGCTGGAATTGGATCACACACTTATGTTGCAACAAAATATGCAATTGTGGGAATGTGCAAGAATTTGGCTGCTGAATTAGGGTTACATGGAATAAGAGTGAATTGCATTTCACCCTTTGCTATATTGTCAAGTAaagttgataatgaaagtgAAGCAAGATATGAAGGAATGATGGGTGCTATAGGAAATTTAAAAGGGATTGCTCATAACAAAGAAGATGTAGCAAATGCTGCTGTTTTTCTTGCTGGTGATGAAGGGAAGTACTTAAGTGGTCATAATCTTGTAATTGATGGAGGGTTTAGTGTTGTGAACCCTAGCTTTCTCAAGATTACAGGACAATATCAATGA